Proteins co-encoded in one Setaria viridis chromosome 9, Setaria_viridis_v4.0, whole genome shotgun sequence genomic window:
- the LOC117836828 gene encoding probable methyltransferase TCM_000336 yields the protein MPRCLPVADLGCSSGPNALALASAAVDAVRRHQPSVAEQRCREISVYLNDLPNNDFNTVFKDVPPFLREHEEAESGGEGPLVMVFGAPGSFYGRLFPAETLHLVCSSFSLYWLSQVPQELVDGLWSADKQGKRLGGEDELAGGQRSLHPAVRAGFQALSGGGGGRSRPRRMDGALPLR from the exons ATGCCGCGCTGCCTCCCGGTAGCGGATCTGGGGTGCTCGTCGGGCCCGAACGCGCTGGCGCTGGCGTcggccgccgtcgacgccgtgCGGCGCCACCAGCCGTCTGTGGCGGAGCAGCGGTGCCGGGAGATCTCCGTGTACCTCAACGACCTCCCGAACAACGACTTCAACACCGTGTTCAAGGACGTGCCGCCGTTCCTGCGGGAGCACGAGGAagccgagagcggcggcgaagGGCCGCTCGTCATGGTGTTCGGCGCGCCGGGGTCGTTCTACGGCCGGCTCTTCCCCGCCGAGACGCTGCACTTGGTCTGCTCCTCCTTCAGCCTCTACTGGCTCTCCCAG GTTCCGCAAGAACTGGTGGATGGACTATGGAGTGCTGATAAACAAGGGAAGCGTCTCGGCGGGGAggacgagctcgccggcggtcAACGCAGCCTACACCCGGCAGTTCGAGCAGGATTTCAAGCGCTTtctggcggcgggggcggaagAAGTCGTCCCCGGCGGATGGATGGTGCTCTCCCTCTGCGGTAG